The DNA sequence CGTGGGCATCCGCGACGCCTTGCGCCACTGGTTCCTGGTACTGCGCTCCAGCGCCGTGGGCGTGTGGGTGGGCGCCACCCCGGGCCTGGGCGGCGCGGTGGTGGACTGGTTCGCCTACGGCCACGCGGTACAGACGGAGCGCGGCGCCCGCGAGACCTTCGGCACCGGCGACGTGCGCGGGGTCATCGCGCCGGAGAGCGCCAACAACGCCAAGGAGGGCGGCTCGCTGATCCCGACGCTGGCCTTCGGCGTACCCGGCAGCGCCTCCATGGCCATCCTGCTCGGGGTCTTCCTCATCCAGGGCATCAGTCCGGGGCCCGACATGCTCACCCGACACCTGGACGTCACCTACACCATGGTGTGGAGCATCGCCATCGCCAACATCTTCGGCACCGGCTTGTGCCTGCTCCTTACCAACCACCTGGCCCGCCTCGCCAACGTCCGCGTGAATCTGCTGGCGCCGCTGATCATCGTCGTCGTGTTCCTGGCCGCGTTCCAGGCCAAGCGCCACTTCGGCGACCTGATCCTGCTGCTGTCCTTCGGTATCCTGGGATGGCTGATGAAGCGCTTCGGCTGGCCCCGTCCGCCGCTCATCCTGGGGCTGGTGCTGAGCAGCGTGCTGGAGAACTATTTCTTCATCGCCGCCAGCCACTTCGGCGTGACTTGGCTTTGGCGCCCCATCGTCCTCGTCATCGGCGCGCTCATCGTCGTCAGCCTGGTGTACGGCCAAAGGTGGACCCGGACGGGCATGGCGGCGGACGAGCCCGTCCCCGAGCCGGCGGCGTCGGCGCGGTACCGCTTCCACCTGAGCGTGCCCGTCGTGTTCACCCTTGCCATCCTGCTGCTGGTGCTCACGGGGGTGGTCACCGCCCGCGGCTGGCCGCCCCAGGCGCGGCTCTTCCCCTTGGTGATCGGTCTGGTCGCGGCGGGCATGTGCGCCGCGCAACTGCTTCTGGATCTCTTCCGCGTCCCCGTGCCAGGGGCCGTTCGCATCATGGACATGGAAGCGGAGCGCGGGGTCCCGGGCCGCGTCATCGCACGCCGCGCCGCCGACATCTTCGGCTGGATACTGGGCTTGCTGGCATCCATCTGGTTGATAGGTTTCCTGCCGAGCGTGCCGCTCTTCATGTGGCTCTACCTGGCGCTGCGCGCCCAGGCGGGGTGGCGCCTCTCCCTCGGATACACCGCGCTGGCGCTGGCGGTGCTCGTGGGCATCTTCCACTACACCCTCCACATCCCCTGGCCCCAGGGCGTGTTGGACGCCCCGCAGGAGGCGTTGTTGCAGTGGCTCGGCGGGTAGGGCTGGCGCCTACCGTCCCTGGCTGGTAATGAATCCCCGCAGCACCTCGTTGAATTCCCGCGGGTGCTCCCGATAGGAGAAGTGCCCGGCCCGGTTGATGATGTGCATCTGCGAGCGCCGCTCGCGCATGGCCAGCAACTCGAAGAGCCGCAGTCCCTGGGCCAGGGTGGCGGTGGGGTCGTTGTAGCCCCACACCAGCAGTGTGGGCCTCTGCAGGCCGCGGTCGCGAATCCAGCCCAGCGTCTCCTCCTTCTGAAGCGAGTGCTTCGTCAGGAACAAACTCTTGCGCAAGCCCCGGGTCACCATCCGGTCCACGGTCTCCTGGTACTTGGGCAGTTGCGCGATCTCGGTCATGGAGTCGAGCCAGTCTTCGGTGATGTGCGCGCCGCTGTAGGAGTAGCGTTCGATGACCCAGCGCTGGCTTTCCCGCGTGAGCCGCGGCTCCGGCGTGTCGGCGAAGACGATATGGTTCCGTCCCATGCCCGGCGCCAGCGTGTTGGTGTCCACCGGAATGCACGAGCGCACCAGATCCGGGCGCTCGAGGGTCATGCGGGCGGCCACGTAGGCGCCGCGGGAATGGCCCACCACGTGCACGGCGCCCAGCTTCAGGGCCTCGAGGAAGCCGATGGCGTGGCGCACCGTCGCGGCCATGGTGTAGGCGTCGTCGCCGGGCGGGTTGTCGGTCAGCCCCTGTCCGAGCTTGTCCATGGCGTAGACGTGGAACCACTGCGCCAGGGCGTCGAAGTTGAGCCCCCAGTCCAGGCTGCAGTCGGCGGCGTCGTTGGAGCCGAATACACCGCCGTGGATCAACACGAGGTTCTCGCCGCTTCCCTTCTCGAAGTAGCGCGTGCGGATGCCGTCCACGTCCACGAACTTTTCGTCTGCGGATTTCATCGGGTTTCACTCCTGTTGGTGCGGCTAGTCGAGGGGATGTACTATAACCGGACCGGACGCCATCGTCGATGGGCGACCCCCCGTGACCGACGGCAAAAAATTTCTTTTCTTTCGGAAAAAAACTGATATCATAAATGATATGAGTGAACCCAGTTTCAGAGTCCCCTCCACCAGCGCTTTGGTTGCGTTCGAGGCCACGGCACGGCTCGGCGGCGTGATACGCGCTTCCGAGGAGTTGCTTACCTCCCAGTCGGCGGTCAGCCGCCACATTCGCAACCTGGAGACGAGGATCGGCGAGAAGCTGTTTCGGCGTCAAGGCCGGGGAGTCGTCCTGACACCGAGCGGCCAGGACTACTATGTCGCGGTCAAGGCCGCGCTGGACAACCTGCACGCCGCCAGCAAAGGGCTTGGCGTGCAGACTCCCAGGGTGACCATCGCGTGCACGAAGGAGATCGCCAACTTCCTGCTGCAACCCTCCTTTCCGAGGCTCAAGCGCGCGTTGGAAGACAACGCGCAGATACGCATTCTGACCTGTGACTACGACATGCTGCAGTTCCTTGCGCCGACGGGGATCGACATCCTCTTCGAGTATGCGGCCGCGCCGAGCGATCCGGCGGCCGTGAAGGTGCTGAACGAGGAGATCGTGCCGGTCGCCTCTCCGACCCTCGTCGGACGTTTCGAGCGGGCTTTCGGCAGGCACCCGCGCCACTGGGCGGAGATTCCACGTTTGGAAACCGTGGAGTCCGGTGAAACGTGGGCGATGTGGAGAACTTGGTTCAGCGCACACGACTGCGATTCGCCCAAGGCCCCAACGGAATCCTTCGATGATTACCAGAAGCTGCTGGATGCCGCCACGAACGGCGAGGGCATGGCCATCGGCTGGAATGGCTTCGTGAACGCCTATCTGGAGTCCGGGCGGCTCGTCCGGCTCAGGGACAACTGGTTGCGGACCCACATCGGCTTGTATGCCGTCCCGACCCAGGCCAGCTCCGGCAATCGGAACGCGGCACGTTGCCTGTCCACGCTCGCGGCCTTGGGTGAAGCGCTTCCCGGAGCGCGCCAGTTGTCGCCACAGCAACAGCCGGCCCGCCGCGACGGTCCCTTTCTCGGGCGAATCTGAGAGTTCCCCGCACCGCCCGTGGCAACGTGCCCTTGAGGCGCCCCACGGCACGGCGCGTCACAGTGCGGCCGTGTTGAAGAAGCGCCGCAGCACGCGGCTCAGGTTGAACGCGTCCGCCGCGCCCGCCAGTTCCCGCACGGAGTGCATGCCCCACTGGGGTACGCCCACGTCCACCGTGCGCACGCCCGTTTCGGCCGCGGCCAGCGGTCCGATGGTGCTGCCGCAGGCCATGTCGCTGCGCACCACGAAGGTCTGGACCGCCACCCCCTCCTCGGCTGCCAGGCGCCGGAAGGTCGCGCCGGTTTCGCTATTGCTGGCGTAACGCTGATTGGCGTTCACCTTGATGACCGGGCCGTGGTTCAACAGCGGCCCGTGGTTGTCGTCGTGCCGGTCGGGGAAGTTGGGATGCACGCCGTGGGCATTGTCCGCGGAGATGAGCATGGAACGGGACAGGGCTCGGTTGCGTTCCTCCGGGTCGGGCAGGAGGCGTTCCAGCATCTGGGTCAACATGGGGCCGCGGGCCCCGGAGGCCGTGGTGCTGCCCACTTCCTCGTGATCGTTGCACACGAGGAGCGCGCCCGCGTCGCCCCTTGCCTCCAGCAACGCCCGCAGGCCGACGAAGCAGCTCAACAGGTTGTCGAGCCGCGCCGACGCGATGAACTCCCGTTCCAGCCCCACGAGGGCCGGCGGCTGGGTGTCGTAGAGCACCAGTTCATGGTCCAGTATCTCGCCCACCCCGGCGCCTCCCTCCTCCAGCCGTTGCCGCAGCAGGGTTTTCAGGTCGAAGCCCTCGCCCGGCCGTCCGAGCACGGGCGGCAGGTACGTCTGCTTGTTGATGGCGCGGTTCTCGTTGGCGTCCCGGTCCAGATGGATGGCGAGGCTGGGAATCGTCGCCACCGGTTCCTTGAGGTCGATGAGACCGTAGGCGATGACCCCGTCGCGGTCGAGGTAGCTCA is a window from the Deltaproteobacteria bacterium genome containing:
- a CDS encoding tripartite tricarboxylate transporter permease; the encoded protein is MWEAALSAVENIFGCPCVAGVVPKSLAFLGLGVVMGLSLGAIPGLGGLVGLAILLPFTLDLDTLSAFAVMIGLISVTSTSDTIPSVLFGVPGTAASQATILDGHPMAKKGEAGRAFGAAYMSSMMGGLFGALILAVSIPVLRPIVLAFSAPEFFMMGMLGISMVAVLSGGAPLKGLVVGALGLMVGMVGMDFQVGEMRWTFGQLYLWEGVPLVPVALGIFAIPEMADLVIRGTRIADVPKDALRGVTVGIRDALRHWFLVLRSSAVGVWVGATPGLGGAVVDWFAYGHAVQTERGARETFGTGDVRGVIAPESANNAKEGGSLIPTLAFGVPGSASMAILLGVFLIQGISPGPDMLTRHLDVTYTMVWSIAIANIFGTGLCLLLTNHLARLANVRVNLLAPLIIVVVFLAAFQAKRHFGDLILLLSFGILGWLMKRFGWPRPPLILGLVLSSVLENYFFIAASHFGVTWLWRPIVLVIGALIVVSLVYGQRWTRTGMAADEPVPEPAASARYRFHLSVPVVFTLAILLLVLTGVVTARGWPPQARLFPLVIGLVAAGMCAAQLLLDLFRVPVPGAVRIMDMEAERGVPGRVIARRAADIFGWILGLLASIWLIGFLPSVPLFMWLYLALRAQAGWRLSLGYTALALAVLVGIFHYTLHIPWPQGVLDAPQEALLQWLGG
- a CDS encoding alpha/beta hydrolase — protein: MKSADEKFVDVDGIRTRYFEKGSGENLVLIHGGVFGSNDAADCSLDWGLNFDALAQWFHVYAMDKLGQGLTDNPPGDDAYTMAATVRHAIGFLEALKLGAVHVVGHSRGAYVAARMTLERPDLVRSCIPVDTNTLAPGMGRNHIVFADTPEPRLTRESQRWVIERYSYSGAHITEDWLDSMTEIAQLPKYQETVDRMVTRGLRKSLFLTKHSLQKEETLGWIRDRGLQRPTLLVWGYNDPTATLAQGLRLFELLAMRERRSQMHIINRAGHFSYREHPREFNEVLRGFITSQGR
- a CDS encoding LysR family transcriptional regulator, with product MTDGKKFLFFRKKTDIINDMSEPSFRVPSTSALVAFEATARLGGVIRASEELLTSQSAVSRHIRNLETRIGEKLFRRQGRGVVLTPSGQDYYVAVKAALDNLHAASKGLGVQTPRVTIACTKEIANFLLQPSFPRLKRALEDNAQIRILTCDYDMLQFLAPTGIDILFEYAAAPSDPAAVKVLNEEIVPVASPTLVGRFERAFGRHPRHWAEIPRLETVESGETWAMWRTWFSAHDCDSPKAPTESFDDYQKLLDAATNGEGMAIGWNGFVNAYLESGRLVRLRDNWLRTHIGLYAVPTQASSGNRNAARCLSTLAALGEALPGARQLSPQQQPARRDGPFLGRI
- a CDS encoding M18 family aminopeptidase → MDQEAFNRELMAFLAASPTPFHAVDGMARRLMDAGFERRPEAEPWELRPGGRYFTTRNDSSIIAWTLPPVTPLPENGLRMVGAHTDSPCLKVKPHPETRRKGYLQLGVEVYGGALLNPWFDRDLSIAGRVSYLDRDGVIAYGLIDLKEPVATIPSLAIHLDRDANENRAINKQTYLPPVLGRPGEGFDLKTLLRQRLEEGGAGVGEILDHELVLYDTQPPALVGLEREFIASARLDNLLSCFVGLRALLEARGDAGALLVCNDHEEVGSTTASGARGPMLTQMLERLLPDPEERNRALSRSMLISADNAHGVHPNFPDRHDDNHGPLLNHGPVIKVNANQRYASNSETGATFRRLAAEEGVAVQTFVVRSDMACGSTIGPLAAAETGVRTVDVGVPQWGMHSVRELAGAADAFNLSRVLRRFFNTAAL